One Natrinema amylolyticum DNA window includes the following coding sequences:
- the lpdA gene encoding dihydrolipoyl dehydrogenase, which produces MVVGDVTTGTDVLIVGAGPAGYVAAIRAGQLDLDVTLVEKDAYGGTCLNYGCIPSKALITATDVAHEAASAEEMGIHADPAIDLAGMMDWKDGVVDQLTSGVEKLCKANQVNLLEGTARFADENTVRVSHSGEGQGSESLEFEHAIVATGSRPIQIPNFEFDDEPVLDSKQALALESVPDSLVVVGAGYIGMELASVFAKLGTDVTVLEMLDSILPGYDDDLKRPVKQRATDLGIDFEFGYTASDWHDRDGEDGIRVVAEPADRAEADGGAEQVADERLELDAEKVLVAVGRQPVSDTLDLADAGVETDDRGFIETDSRARTNVDHIFAVGDVAGEPMLAHKGSAEGQVAAEVIAGEPAAIDYQAMPAVVFTDPEIATVGMTESEAAEAGFETVTGQFPFRASGRALTTGDSDGFVKIVADDEDGYVLGASIVGPEASELIAELGLAIELGATLEDVASTVHTHPTLSEAVMEAAENALGHAIHTLNR; this is translated from the coding sequence ATGGTCGTTGGAGATGTCACCACTGGCACGGACGTACTGATCGTCGGCGCGGGCCCCGCCGGCTACGTAGCCGCGATTCGCGCCGGCCAGCTCGATCTGGACGTCACGCTCGTCGAGAAAGACGCCTACGGGGGAACCTGCCTGAACTACGGCTGTATCCCGTCCAAGGCACTGATCACCGCGACCGACGTCGCCCACGAGGCCGCCTCCGCCGAGGAGATGGGTATCCACGCCGACCCCGCGATCGATCTCGCCGGGATGATGGACTGGAAAGACGGCGTCGTCGACCAGCTCACGAGCGGCGTCGAGAAACTCTGTAAGGCGAATCAGGTCAACCTGCTCGAGGGCACCGCACGATTCGCGGACGAAAACACCGTCCGCGTCTCCCACAGCGGCGAGGGGCAGGGCTCGGAGAGCCTCGAGTTCGAACACGCGATCGTCGCGACCGGCTCGCGTCCCATTCAGATCCCGAACTTCGAATTCGACGACGAACCCGTGCTGGACTCGAAACAGGCACTCGCGCTCGAGTCCGTCCCCGACTCGCTGGTCGTCGTCGGGGCCGGCTACATCGGCATGGAACTCGCGAGCGTCTTCGCCAAACTGGGAACCGACGTGACCGTTCTCGAGATGCTCGACTCGATCCTTCCGGGATACGACGACGACCTCAAACGCCCGGTGAAGCAACGGGCGACGGACCTGGGAATCGACTTCGAGTTCGGCTATACCGCGTCGGACTGGCACGACCGCGACGGCGAAGACGGGATCCGCGTCGTCGCAGAGCCGGCCGACCGGGCTGAAGCCGATGGCGGCGCAGAGCAAGTGGCGGACGAACGCCTCGAACTCGACGCCGAGAAAGTGCTCGTGGCCGTCGGCCGCCAGCCGGTCTCGGACACGCTCGACCTCGCGGACGCCGGCGTCGAGACCGACGACCGCGGGTTCATCGAAACCGATTCGCGCGCACGCACGAACGTCGATCACATCTTCGCCGTGGGCGACGTCGCCGGCGAACCGATGCTCGCTCACAAGGGCAGCGCGGAGGGGCAGGTAGCCGCCGAAGTGATCGCCGGCGAACCCGCAGCGATCGACTATCAGGCGATGCCCGCCGTCGTCTTCACTGACCCCGAAATCGCCACCGTCGGAATGACCGAATCCGAGGCCGCGGAGGCCGGCTTCGAGACCGTCACCGGTCAGTTCCCGTTCCGCGCCAGCGGCCGCGCGCTGACGACCGGCGACTCCGACGGCTTCGTCAAGATCGTCGCCGACGACGAGGACGGCTACGTCCTCGGCGCCTCGATCGTCGGCCCCGAGGCCTCGGAACTGATCGCCGAACTCGGCCTCGCGATCGAACTCGGTGCCACCCTCGAGGACGTCGCCTCGACGGTCCATACACATCCGACGCTCTCCGAGGCGGTGATGGAGGCCGCGGAAAACGCGCTCGGCCACGCGATTCACACGCTCAATCGATAA
- a CDS encoding phage baseplate assembly protein V: protein MRPSGFIDDGGADDGSIRGVAVGIVTDNEDPKDLGRVKLRFPWRDADDESHWARIATEMAGDGYGSYFLPEIDDEVLVAFENGDIHKPFVVGSLWNGEQKPPQTNGDGNNDVREVRSRSDHVIAFDDADDGSITVRTTGGNEIVIDDSGSSETIRIRDESNDNSITLDSASGTVAIDATSEIELSASTISLDGNSVEITGKSGIKIKGNGPIDVDSKAKLALSGSMINVDGTGMVKVKGKLITLN from the coding sequence GTGAGACCCTCCGGATTCATCGACGACGGCGGTGCAGACGACGGCAGTATCCGCGGCGTCGCCGTCGGCATCGTGACGGACAACGAGGATCCGAAAGATCTCGGTCGGGTAAAGCTCCGGTTCCCGTGGCGCGACGCCGACGACGAGAGCCACTGGGCGCGGATCGCGACCGAGATGGCCGGCGACGGGTATGGGAGCTACTTCCTGCCGGAGATCGACGACGAGGTACTGGTCGCGTTCGAGAACGGCGATATTCACAAGCCATTCGTCGTCGGGTCGTTGTGGAACGGCGAGCAGAAACCGCCTCAGACGAACGGCGACGGGAACAACGACGTCCGCGAGGTGCGATCCCGGAGCGATCACGTGATCGCGTTCGACGACGCCGACGACGGCAGCATTACGGTTCGGACGACCGGCGGCAACGAGATCGTGATCGACGACTCGGGGAGTTCGGAGACGATCAGAATCCGCGACGAGTCGAACGATAACAGCATCACGCTCGATTCCGCCAGCGGTACCGTCGCGATCGACGCGACGTCCGAGATCGAACTCTCGGCGTCGACGATCTCTCTCGACGGAAACTCGGTGGAGATCACGGGGAAGAGCGGCATCAAGATAAAGGGGAACGGTCCGATCGACGTCGATAGCAAGGCGAAGCTCGCGCTTTCCGGATCGATGATCAACGTCGACGGGACCGGGATGGTAAAAGTTAAAGGGAAACTAATTACCTTGAATTAA
- a CDS encoding PAAR domain-containing protein, whose protein sequence is MQPAARLGDQTAHGTPLTGTGSPNVLIGKRPAWRALADVHTCPLVSGTVPHVGGTVTKGSTSVLINKMPAARMGDTIVESGPPNTIASGCSTVMIG, encoded by the coding sequence ATGCAACCAGCAGCCAGACTCGGCGACCAGACGGCACACGGAACGCCGCTTACCGGGACCGGCAGTCCGAACGTTCTGATCGGGAAGCGGCCTGCGTGGCGAGCGCTGGCCGACGTGCACACGTGTCCGCTCGTTTCCGGGACCGTGCCCCACGTCGGCGGCACCGTGACCAAGGGGAGTACGAGCGTCTTGATCAACAAGATGCCCGCCGCGCGAATGGGCGATACCATCGTCGAGAGTGGGCCACCGAACACGATCGCGAGCGGGTGCTCGACGGTCATGATCGGCTGA
- a CDS encoding phage tail protein, producing MDFSYATTTSTADWREWVGRNVDVREEGIGLATTTAIERSTIEADAVDVAMDSSGDLYTLRSTGALYRHDPTADITQRLWTRSGGTVDDPRAVCVDDDRAFIADGADGSITVVAPRLQRTIGTIETDTTEPTRIAHAEGILYLLDDVGRVRTVGRDGGPELTIDWWLVDPTDLAVGADGRGYVLDRNDGDPIIRSFRSDDAHTDDQFPITDAEFVAAGSAFSPTALSVVDETLFVAGRLEDGTPALLERDPESGSFRERHRFDRPCRTLVARPIAPDDRRELYAVTGPNGSSQLLRERQRHARHPRRERHVGDAFHRYDSGADGTEWHRLALELSQLTASTQVRVRYLATNRPTPSDAELEDLDAVPADAADSLRDLGVTSVWDLARRDSDHLTAALSDRDRSDVAAWQTAATDALAGHADTEWTTVDSLNPDDVLLRDAVGRYLFVALELDGSPRSSPRVDSITAFCPRQSYLRYLPELYQEDDRSAAFLERYLSVFESVFADIETEIDGIGRYFDPEAVPSEALSWLEQWLAVETDESWPEDARRELLSRAPELYKRRGTKAGLESMLELYLRHSGSTTLSSTSLSDDDGSDGDGMSADAGGPSAPTATADGGDGTVGDTPSGHRLFFLDDADLACIDRDSVRRQYPLSASGAQSVAVFCGPFETDDERAAIEMVVSSSKPAHVGADVVEIDDELSLEGDTFLGINSRLTDREFSLGETTLGEDTVLVDRPGAE from the coding sequence GTGGACTTTTCGTACGCGACGACGACGAGTACCGCGGACTGGCGGGAGTGGGTCGGCCGGAACGTCGACGTCCGCGAGGAGGGGATCGGGCTGGCGACGACGACCGCCATCGAACGGTCGACGATCGAGGCGGATGCCGTCGACGTGGCGATGGACTCGAGCGGCGATCTGTACACGCTCCGTTCGACGGGGGCGCTCTACCGACACGATCCGACGGCGGACATCACGCAACGCCTGTGGACCCGCTCCGGCGGTACCGTTGACGATCCGCGTGCGGTCTGTGTCGACGACGATCGGGCTTTCATCGCGGACGGGGCCGACGGCTCCATCACCGTCGTCGCACCGCGGCTCCAACGAACGATCGGCACTATCGAGACCGATACGACCGAGCCGACTCGGATCGCCCACGCCGAGGGCATCCTCTATCTCCTCGACGACGTCGGCCGCGTCCGAACCGTCGGCCGAGACGGCGGCCCCGAACTGACGATCGACTGGTGGCTCGTCGATCCGACCGATCTGGCCGTCGGTGCCGACGGTCGCGGATACGTCCTCGATCGTAACGACGGCGACCCGATCATCCGGTCGTTCCGGAGCGACGACGCCCACACGGACGACCAGTTCCCGATCACGGATGCCGAATTCGTCGCGGCGGGCAGTGCATTCTCCCCGACCGCGCTTTCGGTCGTCGACGAAACGCTCTTCGTCGCCGGCCGACTCGAGGACGGGACGCCGGCGCTGCTCGAGCGAGACCCCGAGTCGGGATCGTTCCGCGAACGACACCGGTTCGACCGTCCGTGTCGAACCCTCGTCGCTCGTCCCATTGCACCCGACGATCGGCGGGAACTGTACGCCGTCACCGGCCCGAACGGGTCCAGTCAGCTGCTCCGGGAGCGACAACGCCACGCGCGCCACCCGCGACGGGAGCGCCACGTCGGCGACGCGTTCCACCGATACGACTCCGGAGCGGACGGAACCGAGTGGCACCGCCTCGCCCTCGAACTCTCCCAGCTGACCGCGAGCACGCAGGTCCGGGTTCGTTATCTCGCTACGAACCGACCGACGCCAAGCGACGCTGAACTCGAGGACCTCGACGCAGTGCCGGCCGACGCGGCCGATTCCCTGCGCGATCTGGGCGTGACCTCCGTGTGGGACCTCGCTCGTCGGGACTCAGATCACCTCACAGCGGCCCTGTCGGACCGCGACCGGTCGGACGTGGCCGCGTGGCAGACCGCAGCGACCGACGCGCTGGCGGGACACGCCGACACTGAGTGGACGACCGTCGACTCGCTGAATCCCGACGACGTCCTCCTGCGAGACGCCGTCGGCCGATACCTGTTCGTCGCGCTCGAACTCGACGGGAGCCCGCGGTCGTCGCCGCGGGTCGACTCGATCACGGCGTTTTGCCCACGTCAGTCGTACCTCCGATACCTCCCGGAACTCTATCAGGAGGACGATCGGTCGGCCGCGTTCTTGGAACGGTACCTCTCCGTGTTCGAGTCCGTCTTCGCCGATATCGAGACCGAGATCGACGGGATCGGCCGCTACTTCGATCCCGAGGCCGTCCCGAGCGAGGCCCTCTCGTGGCTCGAGCAGTGGCTCGCGGTCGAGACCGACGAGAGCTGGCCGGAAGATGCGCGACGCGAACTGCTCTCGCGAGCACCGGAGCTGTACAAACGACGCGGCACGAAAGCAGGCCTCGAGTCGATGCTCGAGCTCTATCTCCGCCATTCCGGATCCACGACGCTTTCGTCGACATCCCTTTCGGACGATGACGGCTCTGACGGCGACGGGATGTCCGCAGACGCGGGCGGGCCGTCGGCACCGACGGCGACGGCCGACGGCGGCGACGGCACCGTCGGGGACACGCCATCGGGTCACCGACTGTTCTTCCTCGACGACGCTGATCTCGCGTGTATCGATCGCGATTCGGTCCGCCGTCAGTATCCCCTCTCCGCGTCCGGCGCGCAGTCCGTCGCCGTGTTCTGTGGCCCGTTCGAAACCGACGACGAGCGGGCCGCGATCGAGATGGTCGTTTCCTCGAGCAAACCGGCACACGTCGGCGCTGATGTCGTCGAAATCGACGACGAGCTTTCCCTCGAGGGAGACACGTTTCTGGGGATCAACAGCCGATTAACCGACCGCGAGTTCTCGCTCGGCGAGACGACGCTCGGTGAGGATACGGTGCTGGTCGATCGACCGGGAGCGGAGTAA
- a CDS encoding baseplate J/gp47 family protein, which produces MSQRPTIDDRDREELYDELRALADQYTESWDPSTDDNATVLLRIFSQLGVDVIRRLNDVPAKHRIAFLDALGFDRRPPQAARLPLTFRVSADIDRNVTIPGGTQAVAEPSDGPDQTFEIPQDDGFEATGASLTDVVAVDPSADRIVDHGDVRTAAEPVELFTGENVQEHVLYLAHGDLLTLEAGSPITITAETAAATDGTVLETDAVWEYYGEEDGAEGWHRLEEWADDESADDDIGLEALRERLQAPASRPGEGDRLELRFRLPGTPVEHAVDGVESRWLRCRIDGGDPDPEAFSLRLGSISASVGRDPSEDGLAPDSLLSNDVPLSTANEGDVRPLGRLPQPPATFYIASEEAFTKRGGIVEVRFDPPTEPDSDANADAGAAVIDADTLEEIDVDVDEDGEGAAATEGVGVLGGPPELSWEYWTGSGWNRLTVLEDETNTLRRAGRVRFTVPEDIQPTAVSGHENVWVRARLVSGNYGQPSFGVTDAGTRGSVVNSPDPPRFGDVSLHYDRGMQPFESIRTRNNAAISGDLTARESPVSPFDELPEDAQTLYLGFDGALRNGPLTVFVPIEDVTYPRSFDPGMRWEYCADPDADEWSKLIVQDRTGGLTERGIVRLTFPEPTTAFDRFDRHRHWIRVRVTQDEFDRRSDTDSRSARSTTESEQSRDRTTAPPTLDGLYPNTQWAYNTRTIEDEVLGSSDGSHEQSFACAHAPVIDVDVWIDESETLSTSERRDLIAERPDDVRRVTDASGDVTECWIRWRQVSDFLESASTDRHYAVDRIDGTVSFGDGNRGRIPPAGQANITVTYTTGGGRDGNVAADTITDLQSSISLAEDVSNPKPADGGADAESMDALVERTTNQLKHRGRAVTPTDYERVANAAFRELSKVKCDPDGDAAGVTLLIVPHARREKPVPSMELKQRVREAVRDRAPASLVESETSRIVVRGPNYAEVSVSVMVDTADSTSVSSLKGTVERRLDEFLHPLDGNGDEGWAFGEAPSMDALTEIVDGADHVADVVELGATIDVGGERCSLSEHETEPPLPSDVLVCSADHDVTVTMGADHS; this is translated from the coding sequence ATGAGTCAGCGGCCGACCATCGATGACAGGGATCGAGAGGAACTGTACGACGAGTTACGGGCCCTCGCGGATCAGTACACCGAGTCGTGGGATCCGTCGACGGACGACAACGCTACGGTCCTGTTGCGGATCTTCTCCCAACTCGGTGTCGACGTCATCCGGCGGCTGAACGACGTTCCCGCGAAACACCGGATTGCGTTCCTCGACGCGCTCGGATTCGACAGACGACCGCCACAGGCCGCCCGACTCCCGTTGACGTTTCGGGTGTCGGCCGATATCGATCGCAACGTCACGATCCCGGGCGGGACACAGGCCGTCGCGGAACCGAGCGATGGGCCCGACCAGACGTTCGAGATTCCACAGGACGACGGGTTCGAAGCGACCGGTGCGTCGCTGACGGACGTGGTCGCCGTCGATCCGTCCGCCGATCGAATCGTCGACCACGGCGACGTTCGAACCGCCGCGGAACCGGTCGAACTGTTCACGGGGGAGAACGTTCAGGAGCACGTCCTCTATCTGGCCCACGGTGATCTGCTGACTCTCGAGGCGGGATCGCCGATCACGATAACGGCCGAGACGGCCGCAGCGACCGACGGCACCGTCCTCGAAACCGACGCCGTCTGGGAGTACTACGGCGAGGAAGACGGGGCGGAGGGATGGCACCGACTCGAGGAGTGGGCCGACGACGAGTCGGCCGACGACGATATCGGGCTCGAGGCGCTTCGGGAACGACTTCAGGCTCCCGCTTCGCGACCCGGCGAGGGCGACCGGCTCGAGTTACGGTTTCGACTGCCGGGAACGCCGGTCGAACACGCGGTCGACGGCGTCGAGAGCCGATGGCTCCGGTGTCGGATCGATGGTGGCGACCCCGATCCCGAGGCGTTCTCGCTGCGTCTGGGCTCGATCTCGGCCAGCGTCGGCCGAGATCCGAGCGAGGACGGTCTCGCTCCCGATTCGTTGCTTTCGAACGACGTCCCGCTCTCGACGGCTAACGAGGGGGACGTTCGGCCGCTCGGTCGGCTGCCACAGCCGCCGGCGACGTTCTACATCGCCTCCGAAGAGGCCTTTACCAAGCGGGGTGGGATCGTCGAGGTACGGTTCGATCCGCCCACCGAACCCGATTCGGATGCAAATGCGGACGCCGGAGCCGCCGTGATCGACGCCGACACGCTCGAGGAGATCGACGTCGATGTCGACGAGGACGGCGAGGGCGCAGCGGCGACCGAGGGTGTCGGGGTGCTCGGCGGCCCGCCGGAACTCTCCTGGGAGTACTGGACGGGCAGCGGTTGGAACCGACTGACCGTTCTCGAAGACGAGACGAACACGCTCCGGCGGGCCGGTCGCGTCCGATTTACCGTTCCCGAGGACATCCAACCGACGGCGGTGTCCGGCCACGAAAACGTCTGGGTCCGCGCCCGACTGGTCAGCGGGAACTACGGACAGCCGTCGTTCGGCGTCACCGACGCCGGCACCCGGGGATCGGTCGTCAATTCGCCCGATCCGCCGCGCTTCGGCGACGTGTCGCTCCACTACGACCGCGGAATGCAACCGTTCGAGTCGATTCGGACGCGGAACAACGCCGCTATCAGCGGCGACCTTACGGCGCGGGAATCGCCGGTCTCACCGTTCGACGAGTTGCCCGAGGACGCGCAGACGCTGTATCTCGGATTCGACGGGGCGCTCCGAAACGGTCCGCTCACCGTTTTCGTCCCGATCGAGGACGTCACCTATCCGCGATCGTTCGACCCCGGAATGCGCTGGGAGTACTGTGCGGATCCCGACGCCGACGAGTGGTCGAAGCTCATCGTCCAGGACCGGACCGGCGGCTTGACCGAGCGCGGCATCGTCAGGCTGACCTTTCCCGAACCGACGACCGCGTTCGATCGCTTCGATCGGCATCGCCACTGGATCCGAGTCCGGGTCACTCAAGACGAGTTCGATCGTCGATCCGACACCGACTCGCGGTCGGCGCGATCGACCACCGAGAGCGAGCAGTCTCGAGATCGGACGACGGCCCCGCCGACCCTCGACGGACTGTACCCGAACACGCAGTGGGCCTACAACACCCGAACGATCGAGGACGAGGTCCTCGGCTCGAGCGACGGCTCACACGAGCAATCGTTCGCGTGTGCGCACGCACCGGTCATCGACGTCGACGTGTGGATCGACGAATCCGAGACGTTGTCCACCAGCGAACGGCGCGACCTCATCGCGGAGCGGCCCGACGACGTTCGGCGCGTCACCGACGCGAGTGGCGACGTGACGGAGTGTTGGATCCGATGGCGACAGGTCTCGGATTTTCTGGAGTCGGCGTCGACGGATCGCCACTACGCCGTCGACAGGATCGACGGGACCGTCAGCTTCGGCGACGGAAACCGGGGTCGAATCCCGCCGGCCGGACAGGCAAATATCACGGTCACGTACACGACCGGCGGCGGGCGCGACGGAAACGTCGCGGCCGACACGATCACCGACTTGCAGAGTTCGATCTCGCTCGCGGAGGACGTTTCGAATCCGAAGCCCGCTGACGGCGGCGCTGACGCCGAATCCATGGATGCGCTGGTCGAACGTACGACGAACCAACTCAAACACCGCGGCCGTGCAGTCACGCCGACCGACTACGAGCGAGTGGCGAACGCGGCGTTTCGCGAACTGTCGAAAGTCAAGTGCGATCCGGACGGGGACGCCGCCGGCGTCACTCTCCTGATCGTTCCCCATGCGCGGCGGGAGAAACCGGTCCCGTCGATGGAGCTCAAACAACGCGTTCGCGAGGCGGTACGCGACCGCGCGCCCGCCTCGCTCGTCGAGTCCGAGACGTCCCGAATCGTCGTCCGCGGGCCGAACTACGCAGAGGTATCGGTCTCGGTCATGGTGGACACTGCCGACAGTACGAGCGTCTCGTCGCTCAAAGGCACCGTCGAACGACGACTCGACGAGTTCCTGCATCCCCTCGACGGGAACGGGGACGAGGGGTGGGCCTTCGGCGAGGCTCCCTCGATGGACGCGCTGACCGAAATCGTCGACGGAGCGGATCACGTCGCCGACGTGGTCGAACTCGGAGCGACGATCGACGTCGGCGGTGAGCGATGCTCTCTATCCGAACACGAGACGGAGCCGCCGCTTCCGTCGGACGTACTCGTCTGTAGCGCCGATCACGACGTGACCGTCACGATGGGGGCGGATCACTCGTGA
- a CDS encoding putative baseplate assembly protein: MIDVGIDLPELDDRTYEEILSEATKLIPAYADEWTDANPHDPGITILEVLAWLTETYVYQLDRVTDDHREKYLALMGERRRPPTPASTRLRLSLPADAAWARVPAGTQFSVTDADDADASYRFETDHAVTLTAATLERVLTVTDSGRTDNTHANRTDGMFYRAFGDDVAAGNAFYLGFDTDPFAHARTLTLTVSYHDDNLPEPATHGSLEPSFDPSVEPVWEYRRGDDDAWRQLAVEGDGTNAFYRGGPITLAVPDDRSATASAADTPDSPAAVRSSERTWLRCRLETPGHEIPPQFDAIEPNVVSVSHRVSVTDEELTQVGRLDEAPALDGQTYALDRSPVLSATVFVDGERWQVIPDFDASGPDDRHVVLDREAGTITFGDGNRGRVPPADATVVADYVAGGGEAGNVPAATVWHLADPDVSLEGPVDGTDIEAEPMAAATGGAAGETIDEALDRVRRDRRVPYRAVTADDYRYVAAHTPGLRISRTTVLAEDGEITVVVVPFAPPDVGTPEPSEGFLRAVRQHVGDRKLLSDQVRVTGPQYVGLEVSVTGRARARYAGGGHDVAVRTAIEEFVHPLTGDGGEGWPFGEPLHRSDLIDRIAELDVIDRVSDVSVVAHGGATIDDGTVRIDETSLFVVEDVTTDLSVRTDSADGGA; this comes from the coding sequence GTGATCGACGTGGGAATTGATCTCCCGGAACTCGACGACAGGACCTACGAGGAGATCCTGTCCGAGGCCACGAAACTCATCCCCGCCTACGCCGACGAGTGGACCGACGCCAACCCGCACGACCCTGGCATTACGATTCTCGAGGTGTTGGCTTGGCTGACGGAAACGTACGTCTATCAACTCGACAGAGTCACCGACGACCACCGCGAGAAGTATCTCGCGCTGATGGGCGAGCGTCGACGGCCGCCGACGCCAGCGTCGACGCGCCTGCGGCTGTCCCTGCCGGCCGACGCAGCGTGGGCCCGCGTCCCCGCCGGGACGCAGTTCTCGGTCACTGACGCCGACGACGCCGACGCGAGCTACCGGTTCGAGACCGACCACGCGGTCACGCTGACCGCGGCGACGCTCGAGCGGGTGCTCACCGTGACCGACAGCGGCCGGACCGACAACACGCACGCGAACCGGACCGACGGGATGTTCTACCGCGCGTTCGGCGACGACGTCGCCGCCGGCAACGCGTTCTATTTGGGGTTCGATACCGACCCGTTCGCTCACGCTCGAACGCTGACGCTGACCGTCAGCTATCACGACGACAACCTCCCGGAACCGGCGACCCACGGCTCGCTCGAACCGTCGTTCGATCCCTCCGTCGAACCAGTCTGGGAGTACCGCCGTGGGGACGACGACGCGTGGCGACAACTCGCAGTCGAGGGCGACGGCACGAACGCGTTCTATCGAGGCGGCCCGATCACGCTGGCCGTCCCCGACGACCGCTCGGCGACTGCAAGCGCCGCGGACACGCCCGACTCACCGGCCGCTGTCCGCTCCTCGGAGCGGACGTGGCTCCGCTGTCGGCTCGAGACGCCAGGACACGAAATCCCGCCGCAGTTCGACGCCATCGAACCGAACGTCGTGTCGGTCAGCCACCGCGTGTCGGTGACCGACGAGGAACTCACACAGGTCGGCCGCCTCGATGAGGCACCGGCGCTGGACGGCCAGACGTACGCCCTCGACCGATCGCCCGTGCTCTCCGCGACGGTGTTCGTCGACGGGGAGCGATGGCAGGTGATCCCCGACTTCGACGCCTCCGGACCCGACGATAGACACGTCGTCCTCGACCGCGAGGCGGGAACGATCACCTTCGGCGATGGGAATCGGGGCCGAGTTCCGCCCGCCGATGCCACCGTCGTCGCCGACTACGTCGCCGGCGGCGGCGAGGCGGGGAACGTTCCGGCCGCGACGGTCTGGCATCTCGCCGATCCCGACGTCTCGCTCGAGGGACCGGTCGACGGTACCGACATCGAGGCGGAACCGATGGCCGCCGCGACCGGCGGCGCTGCCGGCGAGACGATCGACGAGGCGCTCGACCGCGTGCGCCGCGATCGGCGAGTTCCCTATCGGGCCGTCACCGCCGACGACTATCGGTACGTCGCCGCGCACACACCCGGGCTCAGGATCAGCCGGACGACCGTCCTCGCGGAGGACGGCGAGATTACCGTCGTCGTCGTTCCCTTCGCGCCGCCCGACGTGGGGACGCCCGAACCGAGCGAGGGGTTCCTTCGTGCCGTCCGTCAGCACGTCGGCGACCGGAAACTGCTGAGCGATCAGGTCCGCGTCACCGGGCCTCAGTACGTCGGCCTCGAGGTCTCGGTCACCGGTCGTGCCAGGGCGCGATACGCCGGCGGCGGCCACGACGTCGCCGTTCGCACAGCGATCGAGGAGTTCGTCCATCCCCTGACGGGCGACGGGGGTGAGGGGTGGCCGTTCGGCGAGCCGTTACACCGTTCCGACCTGATCGATCGGATCGCGGAGTTAGACGTGATCGACCGAGTCAGCGATGTCTCCGTCGTCGCCCACGGCGGTGCGACGATCGACGATGGCACCGTCCGGATCGACGAGACCTCGCTGTTCGTCGTCGAAGACGTGACGACGGACCTCTCGGTCCGAACCGACTCGGCCGACGGGGGTGCCTGA
- a CDS encoding GPW/gp25 family protein produces MSDEFLGTGWAFPVETDARGSVRTSEAEDDIRESIRIILGTAKGERVMRPEFGCEIHDHVFSAATPATLNLIESSVREALVQWEPRIDIEDVDARTDDEAPNKVLIEIEYRVRTTNSLSNMVYPFYITEGDG; encoded by the coding sequence ATGTCCGACGAATTCCTCGGAACCGGTTGGGCGTTTCCGGTAGAGACGGATGCTCGCGGCTCGGTTCGGACGTCCGAGGCCGAGGACGACATTCGGGAATCGATTCGGATCATCCTCGGAACCGCCAAGGGAGAGCGGGTGATGCGACCCGAATTTGGCTGCGAGATTCACGATCACGTCTTTTCGGCCGCCACGCCGGCGACGCTAAACCTCATCGAGAGCAGCGTTCGCGAGGCGCTCGTCCAGTGGGAACCCCGGATCGATATCGAGGACGTCGACGCGCGAACGGACGACGAAGCGCCGAACAAGGTCCTTATCGAGATCGAGTACCGGGTCCGAACGACGAACAGCCTCTCGAACATGGTGTATCCCTTCTACATCACGGAGGGCGACGGATGA